The Microbacterium amylolyticum genome includes the window TGTACCTCGGTGTCATCGGCATCGTGCTCGCCACCTTCAATCTGCTGGGCAGGCGGCACCGCGTCTCCCACGATGACGATCCCGAAGCACCAACGGGGCCCGTGCCCGTCACAGAATCCGCCACGACAACGGGAGGGAGCGGACGATGACACTCGCCATCACCGCAGGCATCCTCGTCGCAGGAGCCGTCTACCTGCTCATGCGACGCGAGATGCTGCTGATCATCCTCGGCTTCGTTCTTCTCAGCCATGCCGCGAACCTCATCATCATGGCGGCCGGTGGCGCATCACGTCGCGAAGAGCCGTTCGGAACTCCCGATGACATTTCTGTTGTCGCCGATCCCCTGCCCCAGGCCTTTGTTCTGACGGCCATCGTGATTGCCTTCGCGATCACAATCTTCATGCTGGTTCTCGCCGGAACAGGAACGGACACGGACAACGCGGAGGACGGCGCGACGGACGAAGACGAGCCGCAACCGAACGAGTCCGGCACCGCGGAGCCCTCGATGTCGAACGAACGAGAGGAGGCATCCGCATGATCGGATCACTTCTTCCCCTGTTCGTGGCGATTCCCCTCATCGCCGCTGGTTTCCTCACAATCATCGGCCACCGCCCTCGGCTTCACCTTGTCGTCATGTTCGCCGTCATCACCGGCGCGCTTGCGGGGTCGATCGCGCTCGTGGCCGCGCTCGTCGGCGGCAGAACGTACGCACACGGCGTCGGATCGTGGGGCTTCGGAATCGCGATTCCCTTCGTCGCTGATATGTTCAGCGCCCTCATGCTCGTCGTCACGGGCCTGCTGGCCGTTGTCTGCGTTCTCTTCGCCGTCATCGCCCACCGAACGATGTCGCGCTTCTTCGCGCCGCTGATCCTCGTTCTCGTCGGCGGTGTGAACGGCGTGCTGCTCACGGCAGATCTGTTCAACATGTTCGTGTTCATCGAGGTCATGCTCTTGCCCTCGTACGGGCTGTTCGTGCTGGCACGATACGGCGAAGCACCGCTCGGCCGGATTGCCGGAGCTCGACTCTACGTGGTTCTGAACCTGCTGACATCGACGATCTTCCTCATCGGCGTCGGTTTCGTCTACGGAACGGCCGGAACGGTCAACATGGCAGAGCTCGCCGGCGCTGCCGCAGAAGACAGCACGGTGGCGATTGCCGGTTCGCTGTGCCTGTTCGCGCTCGGGATCAAAGCGGCGATCGTTCCGGTGCACGGTTGGCTGGCAAAGGCATACCCCGCCACGTCCCCCGCGATCACCGCACTGTTTTCCGGTCTGCATACCAAGGTCGCGATCTACGGTATCTACCGCATCTACGCGTATATGTACGACGGCGATGCCCGTTGGCTGTGGATCGGTGTTCTGCTGTTCTGCGCGACGATGCTGCTGGGCGTGCTCGGCGCCGTCGGCGAGAAGACCACCCGGTCAATTCTCGCGTTCCACATGGTCAGCCAGATCGGCTACATCATGCTGGGCATCGCGCTGTTTACCGAAGCGGGGCTCGCCGCCGGTATCTTCTATCTCTTGCATCACATGATCGTGAAGGCATCGCTCTTCCTCTCAACGGGCGCGATCGAGGTCACTTACGGCTCCGGAAAAATCGGCGAGGTTCAGGGCATGGCGAAGCGTGAGCCGATTCTGGCCGCGGCGTTCTTCGTCGCCGCACTTTCGCTGGCCGGCATCCCGCCATTCTCGGGCTTTGTTGCGAAAATGTCGCTGATTTTCGCCGCGCTCGATGCTGGGCAGATCGCCGCCGTTGTCATCATGCTCGTCGTCAGCATCATTACGCTGCTGTCGATGCTCAAGATCTGGGGTGGGGTGTTCTGGGGCAAGGAGAAGTTCCCCGAAACGCCGCCGATCACCGCGGGCTCCGCCCTCGCGACCACCCAGGTCGCCGCTCAGAAAAAGGTGGGCGCCGCTCTCATGGCTCCCGCCGTTATCCTCGCACTCGTCACGCTGGGCCTCGGGCTCGGAGCGGAGTTGCTGATGTCACTGTCTCAAACGGCCGCAGCGGGCCTCCTCGATCCCACCTCCTACATTGAGGCGGTGATGGGCTCGTGACCTGGCTGACGTGGCCGTTCCGCCTCATCGGCTACGTGTTCTGGTTTGCCGGTCAGCTCGTGAGCTCGAACTGGAAAGTTCTGCACGACAACCTGACCCCGGGCCAGGGCACGCAGAACGGGATCGCGCGCATGCCGACGAAATGCCGTACCGACCTTGAGCTCACGCTCCTGGCTTCGTGCATCACGCTGACACCCGGAACGCTGACGATCGGAACGGACACAACGGGGGACGGAACACGCGTGTTGTTCGTGCACGGCATGTACGCCGACAGCCCGGACGTGCTGCGTGCGGAGTTGCAGGTTATGCAGAACCGACTCTTGCGCGCCCTCCGACGGAAGGGACTGAACGCATGATCGGAATCGACATCGGGATCGTCCTGCTCGCACTCGCCTGCCTCCCCGCGATCTATCGGATGATCGTTGGGCCAACAGATGCCGACCGAGCGGTTGCCGGAGATCTCCTCCAGTTCGCTGTTGTCGGGCTCCTCGCGCTTGCCGGAATCCGCATCGCAAGCGTGTACACATTCGACATCGTGCTGGTCGCCGCGATCGTCGGCTTCTTGTCGGCGATCTCGCTGGCCCGCGCGCTCACGAGAGGAAAGCGATGAACGTTTTGCAGATCATCGGTGATGTTCTCGTCGTCATCGGCGGGCTGATCTTCCTGTCAGCCGCGCTCGGAATCATGAGGTTCCCCGATGCCTATACCCGCATCTCGGCCGTGGGAACGGCGGGCGGACTCGGTATTACCTTCGTCGTCGTCGGTGCCGTGATGCATTCGCCATCCCTCGCGGACACCGTCAAGGTGATCCTCATCGTTGTCCTCCAGCTCACGACAAGCGCCATCGGCACGATCGCAATCGCCCGCTCCGCGTATCTCACACGCGTTCCGCTGGCGCGCAGGAAGTACGACGAGCTGGCAACCGCCGAGGAAGAACCGACGACCGGCCACGAGTGACGGCGGTTTCGCGCAACGCCGCGAAGGGCGATCAGGCTGAGGCTTGGTCGCCCTTCGCCGTTTCGGGCGCCTTCTGCAATGGGAAGAGCGCGTCGAGGAGCTGCCGGACCCAGTCCAGAAGCGCGGCATCAGTGAGGGGCTGTCCTCCGGCAGCCGGCATCGGGACGACAAGGGCATCTGCGCCCCCGATGACCTTGCCACCGGGGTAGAGCCGCTGCAGCCGGACCTTCATCGAATCCGGAAGCTGCGCCGGTGCAATACGCAGGTTCTTTCCCATCGCCACAACGTCAGCCAGGCCGGACTGCGCGGCACGGCGACGCAGTCGTGCCACCTGCACGAGACCCGTCACGGCTTCGGGCGGCTCACCGTAGCGGTCGGTGAGCTCTTCGATCACGAGATCGATCGCGTCCTCGTCCGCTGTGGCCGTTGCCGCGGCTGACAGCTTTTGGTAGGCCTCCAGGCGGAGGCGCTCGCTGTCGATGTAGTCGTCGGGAATGCGTGCGTCGATGGGCAGCTCCAGGCGCAGCTCCGTCGGCCCGTCGTTCTCGATACCGCGGAACTCGCTGACGGCCTCACCGATCATGCGCAGGTACAAGTCGAAGCCGACTCCCGCGATATGGCCAGCCTGCTCCGCTCCGAGCAGGTTTCCCGCTCCGCGTAGCTCGAGGTCCTTCATTGCTACCTGGATACCGCTTCCGAGATCGTTGTGAACGGCGATCGTCTCGAGACGGTCGGCTGCGGTCTCCGACAACGGCTTGTTCTCGTCGTAAACGAAATAGGCATAAGCCCTCTCACGACCACGACCGACGCGTCCGCGGAGCTGGTGGAGCTGCGCCAGGCCGTATTTATCAGCACGATCGATGATGATCGTGTTGGCGTTCGCGATGTCAATACCGGTTTCGATGATCGTCGTGCACACGAGCACATCGAACTTCCGCTCCCAAAAGTCATCGACGACCTGCTCGAGCTGCTTTTCGCTCATCTTGCCGTGCGCCACCGCGATCCGTGCCTCCGGCACCAGCTCAGCAAGATGATTGGCGACCTTCTGAATCGTCGTGACGCGGTTGTGCACGTAGAACACCTGTCCCTCGCGCAACATCTCTCTGCGAATGGCCGCGCCGATCTGCTTGTCGTTGGAGGGGCCAACGTACGACAGGATCGGGTGACGTTCCTCCGGTGGGGTGGCAAGCGTGGACATTTCGCGGATGCCCGTCACGGCCATTTCCAGCGTGCGCGGAATGGGGGTCGCACTCATCGCGAGGATGTCGACGTTGGTCTTCAGCTTCTTCAGCGCATCCTTGTGTTCAACGCCGAATCGCTGCTCCTCGTCGATGATCATCAGGCCGAGATCCTTGAACGCGATGCCTTCCGTGAGGATGCGATGCGTTCCGATCACCATGTCTACGGTGCCATCGGCGAGGCCCTGGATCGTGTCCTTTGCCTGCTTCGCCGTCTGGAAGCGGCTGAGTGCGCGGGCCTTGACGGGGAACCCGGCGAATCGCTCAGAGAAGGTCTCGAAGTGCTGTTTGACGAGAAGGGTGGTCGGCACCAGCATGGCGACCTGTTTGCCTTCCTGGATCGCCTTGAAGGCTGCTCGCACAGCCACCTCGGTCTTACCGAAGCCGACGTCTCCGGACAGAAGGCGGTCCATCGGAATGGACTTCTCCATGTCCCGTTTGATCTCGTCGATCGTCTGCAGCTGGTCTGGTGTCTCGGCGAAGGGGAACGCCTCTTCCAGCTCCCGCTGCCAGGGGGTGTCGGGGCCGAAGGCGTACCCCTGTGATGCCATGCGTGCCGAGTAGAGCTTGACGAGCTCGACAGCAATGTCCCTGACCGCTCGTCGCGCCTTCGACTTTGCCTGGGACCAGTCAGATCCGCCCATCTTGGACAGCTGAGGGTTTTCACCGCCGACGTACTTCGAAAGCAGGTCAAGCTGATCGGTTGGCACCATCAGCTTGTCACCGGGATACCCGCGCTTCGACGGCGCGTACTCCAGTACGACGTAGTCACGCAGCGTCTTCTGCGCGTTCTTGCCGCCCGTGGAGACCTCACGCTGAACCAGTTCGACGAACCGTCCAATGCCGTGGGTCGTGTGCACAACGGGATCACCCGGCTTGAGCTGAAGAGGGTCGACGACATTGCGCCGGCGCGATGCGAGCTTCTTAACGCCCTGTTCGCCGCCCCGCGCGGTACGTCCGTAGAACTCGGCGTCGGTCAGAACGGCGAGTTTCACGTCGTCACTGACAAAACCGCGTTCAATGGGCGCTGCGACAAGCGTGGCGACCCCAGGCTCCGGTGTTTCGTCAATCGCGTCAACGATGCGCGCCGCAACACCGAGGTCGCTCAGAACGTCTCGTGCTCGCTCAACAAGGCCGATTCCCGCGGCGGCGAGAACAACGGACCACCCCTGGTGCAGCAGCCCGATGACGTAGCGCGTTGCTCCGTCGACGTCTCCCTGGAAAGACGGGATCGCCGTTGCGTCGACGCGGGCTGTTTCTTCACGGGCGGGTGCGAACTCACCGTCTGCCTCGGCGAGTTCGGCCTCAATCGCCGCGAGACCGGAGTCGAAGGGGCTAAACGTCCACCACACTCCACCTCGTTCGTGCACGATGTCACGCAGCTCGACGATGGTGAAAAATCCGCTTGATTCATCAATCGACACGGGAGCCGATCCCCCGGCCGTCGCTGTGCTCCACGCTGCCTGCAGGAACTCGGAATTCGTCTCTCCCAGGCTGATGGCACGAGAAACGGCGCGTTCGGGATCGACGAGCGCTGCCGCCGCCCCCTCGGGAAGATATTCGGCAAGTGAGACAAGCGGACCCGCGACAAGCGATGAGAGCGACTCCATCCCTTCGGCGGGGATCCCCTGCGCCATCTTCTCGAGCATCTGAGCGATGCCGGGATATTCAGCCTGCAGTTCGCGGGCGCGCTGGCGAATCTCCGGGGTGAGCAAGAGCTCGCGGCTGGGCAAGAGGACAAGCTCGGTGACGTCTCCCTGCAAAGAGCGCTGATCTGCCACGGAGAACTGCCGGATCTGATCGACCTCATCGCCAAAGAACTCGACGCGGTACGGATGGTCCGCTGTCGGGGGGAAAACATCGAGGATGCCGCCACGCACGGCGAATTCACCACGACGCGACACCATATCCACGCGCAGGTATGCGAGCTCGACGAGGCGTTCGGTCGCATCCTCGAGCCACATGTCTCGCCCGCCGACGATCAAAGTGACAGGCTCTGCGTCGCCGAGGCCCCGCGCGAGCGGTTGAATCGCGGCGCGAATAGAGGCGGTCACGACAAGTGGCGTGACTCCATCCCACTGTGTGAGGGTACGCAGGGTCTCGAGGCGACGCCCGACCGTTTCGGGTGTCGGGCTGAGCCGCTCATGCGGAAGAGTTTCCCATGCGGGAAAGTCACGCACGTCTGCGCCGGGGATGAGCGACCTCAACGCTCCGGCGAGGGCTTCCGAGCGACGGCTCGTCGGCGCGATTGCGACGATGACGGGCGGATGACCTGACGCTTGGCGCCGTTCGAGAAGCGCGGCGATCGCGGGAGCATCGAGCCCCTCGACGAGAGACACATCCGCGTCCGTTGACGTCGCGACGAACGCCTCGCGGAAGGATTCAGAGGAATCGAGGGCACGCAGAATCCCGGAGACAGTCACCCGTTAATTCTACGGGCGAGACACTGCCCAGGAGCCGCGCGCACTGCCCAAGTGCGCATCGCCTCTGCACCTGAATCGTGCCGCGGGCATACGGTGGCAGTGTGAGCCCTGTTCCCACTGCCCCCATTCCCGTTCCGCCCGGCGTTCCGGCCCAGGTTCCGGCGGTCCGGCCGCGGCGCGGCGTTGGTGTTGTGGCGTTCGTGGCGGCAATACTCTCACTGGTGATCGGTGGAATCGCCATTGCTGTCGCGGGGTACTCGATCGCCTTCGCACTCCGACTGAGCGACTACCCCGGTCTGGTGCTCGACTTCGAGGCCCAGTTTTGGCGAACGCTCTCTTCGGCGACGTGGTCGGTGGTCTGGTTACTTGCTGCGTGGGTCGTTCACGCACTTCTTGCCCTCTGGGCGCTGATCCAAGGCACCGTCGCGGCAGCGATCGGCCGCGGACGCGTCTGGGGCGTCATTGCGATCGTCGTATCGCTGACGGCGTGGATTCCCCTCGCAGCGCTGACGCAGGCGGCCGTCCTCGGCGGGATCTCGGGCCTCGTCCCGTTTATCGGCTGACGACGCAAGGTGAAAAGCCAGGTTCATACGCTCTGCTACCTGGGCATCAGAGGATCAGTCCCCCATGGACATGCACTGGGAGGGTTTCTTGCTTCGCCCCCGTGACCTCACCGCGCAACGCGTCGCGATCCCCGACGAACGCACGGACTTCAACGACATACCCGACGAGGAGCTGTACAGCGAGTACCTTGACGAGCAGTAGCACTGCTACTTCGGTGCGTGGACCTTCTGCTGGGCGGCGATCAGACCGTCGTCGACGACCATCTCGACGGCGTCTGCTGCGTCAGCGACGAGAATCGGGAGGGTGGTGCGCTCCGTGGAACCGAACTCGCTGAGCACCCAGTCCGCGGGATCTTGACGACCAAGCGGCCGGCCGATCCCTACGCGAACACGGACGAAGTCCGGAGTTGCGAGGGCCTTGGCGATGTCGCGGAGTCCGTTGTGCCCGCCGTGCCCGCCACCTGCTTTGAGTTTGAGCTGGTCGAACGGGATATCGAGCTCGTCGTGCACGACGATGATGCGGTCGGCTGCAACACCGAAAAACTGCGCAACGCCCACGGCCGGCCCACCAGAGGTATTCATGTAGCCGTTCGACTTCACGAGCACAAGCTTCGCTGCCCCCGGGCGGAGCCACGTCTCAGCGACCCGCGCGCCGGCCTTGTGCTGCCGCCATGATGCGCCGCGCCGCGCCGCGAGCTCGTCGACGACCATCTGCCCAACGTTGTGACGCGTCTTCTCATACCGTGAACCGGGGTTTCCGAGCCCCATCACCAGCCAGGTGTCCGCCATAGCGTCCTTTCCACACGCCGTCTCAAGATACGACGAGGGGCGCGGTCGCCCGCGCCCCTCGCATACAAAAGAATCTTACTCGGCCGACTCAGCAGCGGCAGCCTCGGCCACGGCGGCGTCGGCGGCGTCATCCGCGTCCGAGCCAGAACCAGCGGCCGTCACGGCGAGGATCAGCAGCTCGGGGTCGTCCGTGAGGGTTGCGCCCTCGGGCAGCACGACGTCCTTCGCGAGGATCTGCGTGCCATCGGTGAGACCGTCGACGTTGATGACGATCTGCTCGGGAATGTTGAGCGCGTCCGCTTCAATCGCGATTGCCTGAGCGGAGAAGGTCGTCATCGTTCCTGCGAACGACACGCCCTCGACAACGTAAGGAACGTCAATCTGAACCTTCTCGCCCTTGTTGATGACGACGAGGTCAATGTGCTCGATGATGCGGCGCACCGGGTCGCGCTGGATGTCCTTCACGAGGGCGAGCTGTTCCGTGCCCTCGATGTCGAGCGTGATGATCGCGTTCGAGTGACGCACGATCAGCGCGGTCTCGTGACCGGGAAGCGCGAGGTGCTGCGGTTCGGTGCCGTGGCCGTACAGAACGGCGGGGATCTTGCCGGCGGCGCGCAGACGGCGGGCGAAGCCCTTGCCGAACTCGTTGCGGACGTCGACGGAGAGCTTGTACTGATCAGCCATGATGACTCCTGAAATCGTTGGTACGGGTTCTCGACTCGAACGCTTTCCCAGAAACGGGAACGTGAGGAGACCCGGCAGGGTCATCTTCACCGCGTCGATCACGGACACGTACACGCGTCCCTCGCCGAGGTCAGTTTCCATGGTACCCGATGGGTTCGATAAGCTGATCCAGCGTGCGCACAGCGCGCCCCACCGCTTTCCCTTGCACCCGAGGAGCCCGCACCATGGACGCATCGCAATTGATCACTCTCGTCGTCGGCGTTGTCACCCTCGTAACGACGGTGCTCGCGGTCGGTGCGATGTATTCGATGGGCCGCCAGGGCTCATACGACAACTAACGTCGAGGTTTCGGACTTCTCACGATCCGACCGTCACTCCCGTTATCGGCGAGCGACTAGCCTGGGTAAAGATCTGAATACTCTCTTATTAAGGAGACGTGCGTGAACGCTGCCGCAGCGAACATCGGGGTCGTCGGCCTCGCTGTGATGGGCTCGAACCTCGCCCGCAACCTCGCCAGTCGCGAGGGCAACACTGTCGCGGTGTACAACCGCAGCCGTGAGAAGACAGACCAGCTCGTCGCCGAGCACCCGGAAGCCGGATTCATTCCGGCGTTCTCGTACGAGGAGTTCGCAGCGTCGCTGTCGAAGCCCCGCACGGCGATCATCATGGTGAAGGCGGGCCGCGGAACTGACGCGGTCATCGATGAGCTCGTCAAGGTCTTCGAACCGGGCGACATCATCGTCGATGGCGGAAACGCCTACTTCCCCGACACGATCCGCCGCGAGAAGGCTGTCCGTGCAACGGGCATCAACTTCGTCGGCGCGGGTATCTCGGGCGGAGAAGAGGGCGCACTGAACGGCCCCTCGATCATGCCGGGCGGATCTGACGAGGCGTGGATCACGCTGGGGCCGATCCTGAAGTCGATCGCTGCCGTCGCCGAAGGCGAACCGTGCGTCACGCACGTCGGGCACGATGGCGCCGGCCACTTCGTCAAGATGGTGCACAACGGCATCGAGTACGCCGACATGCAGCTCATCGCCGAGGCATACGACCTCATCCGTCGCGGTACGGGCAAGACTCCCGCCGAGATCGCTGACATCTTTGCTGAATGGAACACGGGCGAGCTCGAGTCGTATCTGATCGAGATCACCGCCGAGGTGCTTCGCCAGGTCGACGCCGAAACCGGCAAGCCGCTTGTTGACGTCATCCTCGATCAGGCCGGAGCCAAGGGCACCGGCGCCTGGACCGTGCAGACGGCGCTGGCACTTGGTGTTCCCGTCTCCGGTATCGCCGAGGCAACGTTCGCACGTTCGCTGTCGTCGCACCCCGAGCAGCGCGCCGCGGCGAGCATCCTCCCCGGTCCGGAGGAAGCCTTCGAGGTCACCGACGTCGACGCCTTCATCGAGGATGTCCGCCAGGCTCTGTTCGCCTCGAAGATCATCGCCTACTCGCAGGGCTTCGATGAGATTCGCGCCGGCGCAGCCGAGTACAACTGGTCGATCGACCTCGGCGCCGTGTCGAAGATCTGGCGCGAAGGATGCATCATCCGCGCTCAGTTCCTCAACCGCATCGCTGACGCGTACGCCGAGCAGGCCGACCTTCCCGTTCTGGCAGCAGCTCCGTACTTCGCTGATGCCCTGACGCGCGGCCAGGCATCCTGGCG containing:
- a CDS encoding sodium:proton antiporter; this encodes MTLAITAGILVAGAVYLLMRREMLLIILGFVLLSHAANLIIMAAGGASRREEPFGTPDDISVVADPLPQAFVLTAIVIAFAITIFMLVLAGTGTDTDNAEDGATDEDEPQPNESGTAEPSMSNEREEASA
- a CDS encoding monovalent cation/H+ antiporter subunit D family protein, whose protein sequence is MIGSLLPLFVAIPLIAAGFLTIIGHRPRLHLVVMFAVITGALAGSIALVAALVGGRTYAHGVGSWGFGIAIPFVADMFSALMLVVTGLLAVVCVLFAVIAHRTMSRFFAPLILVLVGGVNGVLLTADLFNMFVFIEVMLLPSYGLFVLARYGEAPLGRIAGARLYVVLNLLTSTIFLIGVGFVYGTAGTVNMAELAGAAAEDSTVAIAGSLCLFALGIKAAIVPVHGWLAKAYPATSPAITALFSGLHTKVAIYGIYRIYAYMYDGDARWLWIGVLLFCATMLLGVLGAVGEKTTRSILAFHMVSQIGYIMLGIALFTEAGLAAGIFYLLHHMIVKASLFLSTGAIEVTYGSGKIGEVQGMAKREPILAAAFFVAALSLAGIPPFSGFVAKMSLIFAALDAGQIAAVVIMLVVSIITLLSMLKIWGGVFWGKEKFPETPPITAGSALATTQVAAQKKVGAALMAPAVILALVTLGLGLGAELLMSLSQTAAAGLLDPTSYIEAVMGS
- a CDS encoding Na+/H+ antiporter subunit E — encoded protein: MTWLTWPFRLIGYVFWFAGQLVSSNWKVLHDNLTPGQGTQNGIARMPTKCRTDLELTLLASCITLTPGTLTIGTDTTGDGTRVLFVHGMYADSPDVLRAELQVMQNRLLRALRRKGLNA
- a CDS encoding monovalent cation/H+ antiporter complex subunit F; this encodes MIGIDIGIVLLALACLPAIYRMIVGPTDADRAVAGDLLQFAVVGLLALAGIRIASVYTFDIVLVAAIVGFLSAISLARALTRGKR
- a CDS encoding cation:proton antiporter — its product is MNVLQIIGDVLVVIGGLIFLSAALGIMRFPDAYTRISAVGTAGGLGITFVVVGAVMHSPSLADTVKVILIVVLQLTTSAIGTIAIARSAYLTRVPLARRKYDELATAEEEPTTGHE
- the mfd gene encoding transcription-repair coupling factor; translation: MTVSGILRALDSSESFREAFVATSTDADVSLVEGLDAPAIAALLERRQASGHPPVIVAIAPTSRRSEALAGALRSLIPGADVRDFPAWETLPHERLSPTPETVGRRLETLRTLTQWDGVTPLVVTASIRAAIQPLARGLGDAEPVTLIVGGRDMWLEDATERLVELAYLRVDMVSRRGEFAVRGGILDVFPPTADHPYRVEFFGDEVDQIRQFSVADQRSLQGDVTELVLLPSRELLLTPEIRQRARELQAEYPGIAQMLEKMAQGIPAEGMESLSSLVAGPLVSLAEYLPEGAAAALVDPERAVSRAISLGETNSEFLQAAWSTATAGGSAPVSIDESSGFFTIVELRDIVHERGGVWWTFSPFDSGLAAIEAELAEADGEFAPAREETARVDATAIPSFQGDVDGATRYVIGLLHQGWSVVLAAAGIGLVERARDVLSDLGVAARIVDAIDETPEPGVATLVAAPIERGFVSDDVKLAVLTDAEFYGRTARGGEQGVKKLASRRRNVVDPLQLKPGDPVVHTTHGIGRFVELVQREVSTGGKNAQKTLRDYVVLEYAPSKRGYPGDKLMVPTDQLDLLSKYVGGENPQLSKMGGSDWSQAKSKARRAVRDIAVELVKLYSARMASQGYAFGPDTPWQRELEEAFPFAETPDQLQTIDEIKRDMEKSIPMDRLLSGDVGFGKTEVAVRAAFKAIQEGKQVAMLVPTTLLVKQHFETFSERFAGFPVKARALSRFQTAKQAKDTIQGLADGTVDMVIGTHRILTEGIAFKDLGLMIIDEEQRFGVEHKDALKKLKTNVDILAMSATPIPRTLEMAVTGIREMSTLATPPEERHPILSYVGPSNDKQIGAAIRREMLREGQVFYVHNRVTTIQKVANHLAELVPEARIAVAHGKMSEKQLEQVVDDFWERKFDVLVCTTIIETGIDIANANTIIIDRADKYGLAQLHQLRGRVGRGRERAYAYFVYDENKPLSETAADRLETIAVHNDLGSGIQVAMKDLELRGAGNLLGAEQAGHIAGVGFDLYLRMIGEAVSEFRGIENDGPTELRLELPIDARIPDDYIDSERLRLEAYQKLSAAATATADEDAIDLVIEELTDRYGEPPEAVTGLVQVARLRRRAAQSGLADVVAMGKNLRIAPAQLPDSMKVRLQRLYPGGKVIGGADALVVPMPAAGGQPLTDAALLDWVRQLLDALFPLQKAPETAKGDQASA
- the pth gene encoding aminoacyl-tRNA hydrolase translates to MADTWLVMGLGNPGSRYEKTRHNVGQMVVDELAARRGASWRQHKAGARVAETWLRPGAAKLVLVKSNGYMNTSGGPAVGVAQFFGVAADRIIVVHDELDIPFDQLKLKAGGGHGGHNGLRDIAKALATPDFVRVRVGIGRPLGRQDPADWVLSEFGSTERTTLPILVADAADAVEMVVDDGLIAAQQKVHAPK
- a CDS encoding 50S ribosomal protein L25/general stress protein Ctc, with protein sequence MADQYKLSVDVRNEFGKGFARRLRAAGKIPAVLYGHGTEPQHLALPGHETALIVRHSNAIITLDIEGTEQLALVKDIQRDPVRRIIEHIDLVVINKGEKVQIDVPYVVEGVSFAGTMTTFSAQAIAIEADALNIPEQIVINVDGLTDGTQILAKDVVLPEGATLTDDPELLILAVTAAGSGSDADDAADAAVAEAAAAESAE
- the gndA gene encoding NADP-dependent phosphogluconate dehydrogenase; its protein translation is MGSNLARNLASREGNTVAVYNRSREKTDQLVAEHPEAGFIPAFSYEEFAASLSKPRTAIIMVKAGRGTDAVIDELVKVFEPGDIIVDGGNAYFPDTIRREKAVRATGINFVGAGISGGEEGALNGPSIMPGGSDEAWITLGPILKSIAAVAEGEPCVTHVGHDGAGHFVKMVHNGIEYADMQLIAEAYDLIRRGTGKTPAEIADIFAEWNTGELESYLIEITAEVLRQVDAETGKPLVDVILDQAGAKGTGAWTVQTALALGVPVSGIAEATFARSLSSHPEQRAAASILPGPEEAFEVTDVDAFIEDVRQALFASKIIAYSQGFDEIRAGAAEYNWSIDLGAVSKIWREGCIIRAQFLNRIADAYAEQADLPVLAAAPYFADALTRGQASWRRVVVAATQAGIPSPAFSSSLAYYDGIRADRLPAALVQGQRDFFGAHTYKRIDKDGTFHTQWSGDRTEIEAVDTH